The DNA sequence GGTTTCCCCATAAACGAGAGTCGAGTGAAAGCATACTGTTATCGCCAAGCATGTAGAACTGATCCGGCCCGAGCTCTGCAAATCGTCCAGGGCGGGTTCCGTAACCTGGCATTCCCAAGCCCACCAAATGCTCCTTGCCTGGTGGCGTTGGGTTCCGATCGACAGTCGCCGACTTTGTCATGACTGGCCGATAGTACAAATCACGACTGACCTCAAGATGCGTCAGTGTCATTGGTGACCCCGAGAATTCCAGAGCAAGGCTCGTCTCCGGTATAGAGGTCAAATACAATTTAGAATCAGTCTCTGCTACATCGATTTGGCCCGTCGCAAAACGAAGTCTATCAACCGGCGACCATTGATAAAGCAATGGCTCGACGGCCGCTGACCCATTGATGAATAGGTACATTGCTTGGTCAACCCGCCAACACTCAATACTGATTGATTTACCCGGCTCAGGCCAAGCAAAGGGTGCGGAAGATTCTGTCCACACACTTCCATCACTATCAAGCCGCATGCGAACAATGGCTTCGTCCTTTGTCAGCACAAATTGGAAGACATGGCTCTGAGCAACAATCTGCACGATGGCTTCACCGTCTGGCTCTTGAGCAACAATATCAAATGCGATTCTCAAATCGCTGACATTAATAGTCGGCTGTGGAGAGGAAAGCATGTTGTATGGGAGCCAATCATCAAGTCGCATCCTCTTGTTATCCCAGACAAGTCGACTGATCCCCATTCCATCACTTTTATAAGATCGGCTCTGTCGAACATCCCAGGCTTCCGGTGGATCACTTTGCCAAGGTGGTCCTGAAAAAGAACTAAGGCTTGAATCACCAGGAGGCAATCGCACTGCCCCTCCTCGATCACTCCGTTCTACACCAGGATTACGTCGCAAAAACTGCTGACGCGCTTGCGTATCGGCGACATACCAAAGTTCATCTGGTTCAATCGGAATATAATCACTTCCATACACCAGTTGCCAAACATCACGTTGGATATCTTGCGGCTTACGTTGAATTGCAAAGTCAGGACGATTCTCTGTTTTTGTAAAAACATCTCCGTCAGCAAGCCACAGTGTTTCATCTGGTAGTCCCACCAGCCGCTTAATGTAGTTGGCAGAGGGGCCAAGAGGATCGGTCGGATTTTTGAATACGACGACATCCCAACGGCTCGGGTTCAGCAAGGCATATAAGCACTTCAGAACAAGAATGCGGTCGCCCATACGAGGTCTTGGGAGTGGCTCCATTGGCTTCTGCACTCTGATATCACGTCCTAGCATTGGTGAAACAAGGACACCACCAAATGCGGCCCGCGTCGCATCCCAGCCAACCGAAAATGCATAGGACGTCTGTGAATCATAAACCTGTTCATGTTGACCTAAGAGGGTCGGCGCCATTGAGCCGGTTGGTATAACAAATCCCTCGACAACAAAACCTCGGAATGTCATTGCCAATACAAATGCAACAATCAGCGTCTGGATGGTGTCCATCGCTGTGTTACCACTGGTGACCTCTGAAGATTCGCTTGTGCGACTTCCAGACTGACTCGATCTGTGATCAGAATGCGGGGGCATATCAGGCATTCTAGCAGGCTACGGCCAAGACGAAGAGACACTCTTGGAATAAGCAATGCACTAGGAGAGCTACTTTCTACGCATTTCCCTCAGAGGGCTTATTGCTCCCACCACCTGGACGTCGCCTTCTACGACGCTTGCGTTTACGCTTCGGCTTCGCACTCGACTCCGTCGACGAGCTCTTGGTTGATCCTTGTGCTGCTTGGTCTTCCGCAGCTGGCCCCTTGTGTTTCTTAGGTGGATTGGAACCATCGCCCTGCTTGCCGGCGCTGCCGCGATTGCCACGACCGCGACGCTTCTGTCCTGGCTCACGCCCAGATCGTTTGGAGGCTTCTTCCTCACTTAGACCACGAAGTGGATCATCGGGTTTGGCTGCTCCAGGTTTGGGGCAAGCGTCTGGATCCATCAAAGCCTCGACGGGTACCGCAACTTGGCGTCGGTCCTCTTCTAATTCAACCAGGACGAGTTGCACGAGCACTTTAGAATCCAAGACAATTCCAGGTCCCTCTGGTGTGCCTACTCGTGTTTTACGATGTGGTAATTTCGACTTCAGTTCTTTGTAGGTTTGATCCTCATATCGAAGACAACACATCAAACGCCCACAACGTCCAGAAATCTTAAGTGGATCCAGCGTTGCTTTCTGCACCTTGGCTGATCGCATTGATACTGGCTTCAGCACTTTAAGAAAGTTCTGACAACAACAGTGCTGACCACATCGTTCATAGTCAGCAACGAGCCTTGCCTCATCACGAGCACCAACTTGACGCATCTCAACACGAGCCTTTACTTGAGAAGCAAGACCCCGTACTAACTCTCTAAAGTCAACCCGATCTTCCGACATGTAATAGAAAGTCATGATCTCTTGGCCGAGTATTGGCTCCACATCAACGATCTTCATATCCAGATTAAATTTCTTTACGTCAGCTCGACATGTGCTCAATAAGGCTGCTTTATTGCCATTAAGCTTCGACTGTTGATTGAGATCCTCAACTGTGGCGACCCGCAGGACTTTACCCTTGGTGTAAAAAGGGTAATCCTTACCGCCACTTTGATCGATGTACTTCAACATTTCTTTGCGTGTGAGGGATTTTCCGCAACCCGCATTTGAGCATGTCGTGGTGAGCATCTCCACCAGTTCTGTGCCGCGATGTGTACGAGCAACAAGCTTGGTCCCACAACCTGGCGAAAGATCGCCTTCATAGGCATATTCACCAACCCATCGGAGTGCTCCAAAACGCACCACTAAGGTCTCTGGAGGTGACAATTGAGCATGCTGCTCTTCGATCGTCAATCCATCACGATGCTTGGCGTCAGCATCTGCTTCAAAGACTGGTAAGGGGACAATTGACATATATTGATCCAATGCGTTACGAAACAAGTTGCAAAATAAGACGAGCCTTCATGACTCAAATTGAACACAGGTGAACCTGTGCCGCTCCGTCAAGGAAGATTTTGCAGCTTAGAATGTCATCAGGATGGTTTTTTATACACCCAGACAGACCTGACACTGCCTGGGTTCCAAACGCATTGAAGGCTTAAGTATACCAGGACCATCACCAAAAACGCAGCGAAATATGCCGAGAGATCCTACCCAAAGCACCCCTCAATCATGCCGCGGCAAGGTTTTACTGCTCCAGGTCCATCTCGCCAGACAGCAGGGCATGTAGGGTTTTGCGCGTTCGCTTCGAGAACATGAGACGAATGGGAACCTCGCTAAATGGAAGCTCTTCACGCAAACGATTCATAAGGTATCGCTCGTAGCGGCCACGAAACAGCTTGGGACGATTGACAACCAACGCCAAGGTTGGGGGATTGGTACTCACCTGAGAAGCAAAGTACAACTTTGCTTGTGTACCCAAGCGAGATGACGGCCCTCGCTTATCCATAATGGCCCCAACTACAGTATTGATCTTCGCGGTACTTTCACGATGCGATGCTTGCTCATGAAGATTACAAGCAAGGCTCAGTAAATCTCCCAATCCATCACCCTCAAGAGCACTCACAAAGATAATTGGCGCAAAGTCCAATCCGCGCAACTGACTCGTCAGATATTCTAAGAATTGATCAGGTGTCACCGTCTTTTCATCAACCTGATCCCACTTATTCATCACCATGACCGTGGGCTTGAGTTGCCGCTGTAACTCCTGCGCTAACTTTTGATCGACCGTTGAAATTGGTTTTGTCGCATCAATCAATAGCAAAACAACATCTGCCCGTCGGATTGCTTGGAGCATACGGTGATACGCATAGTATTCAATCGAGTCTGCCAGACTTTTTTTCCGTCGTAAACCCGCTGTATCAATTGCTATAAAATCACGCCCGTCAAATTCAATTTTGACATCAATCGCATCGCGTGTTGTGCCTGCAATTTCTGAAACAATCACCCGATCTGTGCCTGCTAGCGCATTGACGAGCGTTGATTTACCTGCATTTCTCTTCCCAACAATTGCAACCTTTAGTGGGCCTGCCTCATCTTCCTCTTCACTAGGAGGCATGCCATCTACGCGTGTCCACATCAAATCCAATAGTGTGCCCATGCCAAAACCATTCATCGCAGACACACACGCTGGCTCACCCATTCCCATTGCAGCTGCTTCAAGCGCCGATGGAACCCATGAGTCACCATCAGTCTTGTTCGCTACGATCGCCACACGATCGACGCATCCCCATTTTCTTAGTAAAGATGCCACCGTCTTATCCAGACTTGTAGGACCAGCCTGGCCATCGATGACAAATAAGATTAAAGCAGCGTCCTCAATTGCCGTTCGAATTTGATGCTCAATCAGTCCTGTCAGTTGCGACAGATCTTCGCCAGCATCTGTAAATCGCTTGCCGTCGGCCGAATAAACACCCCACCCTCCGGTATCGATCAACTCGATATCTTTAGGCTTCGATCCCGATGGAGCCTCAAGGGGCGAGTCAACTTCAATCACAGCGCTGACACGATCCCGCGTCACACCTGGCGTCGGGTCGACGATAGAAATTCGCTGCCGCGTCAACCAGTTCAAAAGACTCGACTTGCCCACATTCGGGCGACCGACAATAGCAACCTTCGGATAGACCATTCGGGCGATTGTACTGCCTGAAAGGCTGCCTCGGTCGGATCTTTGCCACTCAATTTACAGAGGCTTGCCCTCCAGACCCTCGGCACTCGCCATGCTCCCGGTACACTGCCACTATGGCCGAAACGCCTCTATCCAATACCACGCGTTCCAGCGGATTGCTTTTGGTCTTTTCTGGGCCATCAGGGGTGGGCAAGACGTCTATTGCGCATGAGATCATGCAGCGTCTCAATGGCCATTTCAGTATTTCAGCGACGACCCGCTCTCGAGGAAAAGAAGAAATTGATGGACGGGACTACCGCTTTCTGTCCCATGAAGATTTTCAACTGATGATCGATAATGATGCATTTCTTGAATATGCCGAGGTCTTCGGAAGAGATCTGTATGGAACCCCTCGCGATGAAGTTGAGACACACCTAGAGAATGGCGACTTGGTCATTCTTGATATTGATGTGCAAGGTGCTCTACAAGTCCGAACACATCAACCGGATGCCCTGATGATTTTTATCTTGCCTCCAAGTGAGCAAGAGCTGGTTCGCCGCCTCACCTCCCGTGGCAGAGACGATGAAGACGCCATGAAAGCCAGACTTGCAGCGGCCATGAAAGAGATTGAGCTGGCACATTCAAGCGGTGCCTACGATGCCTTTGTCGTCAACAAGAACTTTGATAGCGCCGTACAAGAGACCATCGATCTCATTATTGCCCGCAAATGCAGCTAAACACCATGGCTCTCCATACTTCATATTCCATACCAGCTTTCTTAGTCATTTTACATCTGACTTTGTTAACGAGTAACGCCGATTCGATCAACACAACTTTGTTGAATCCCATTGCACCACGCGGTGGTGTCATGGCCATTCCACTCCGCGCACCAAGCAAGACCACATGGCCGCAGCTTATCGACATCACACTCAGCAACGGCGAATTAGTTTCTGGACACGTTGTCTGGATGGAACCGACTCCGAGATCCCGTATCACGTGGACCTCAAAACCAGCGCCACTTTCTGTTCGACTCATTCGATCAGACGACGATGCATCAGAGAGCCCCGGGCAAGCGCTACTCCTGGCACCGCTTCCTAAGGATGGCGACGGCCCAATCATGCTGCTCGGTCAGACACTACAACCAGTGTGGCGCGATATTCCGGAAATTTCCGCTCTCTATCCTGTACCAGCAGGCCTTAACTCAAAAGGCCGCCCGCCATTACTTCGACATTCAGGGGCAGGCCGTCCCTTGCCCGAAGATCCATTATCTCAGTGGCGATGGTGGCTCCTGGCCGCTCGATTAGAAAGATCTCCTCCACCATTTCTCAATAAAGCACATATCGATCAACTCACCGCTACCCACTACATCAACTTATGGTCGATTGGATTAGGAAGACTCGCAGAAGTGAATCCAGGTGTTGCGAGAACATGCTGCGATCTCTTGACGCAAACTGGGACCTTTAAAGATCGCGTTATTGCTCTCTGGGTCGCCGATCCTAATATCACTTGGTCTCTGTTAAGTGATCTACTTAATTTTCAACTCAGTGATCACGACATGACAAGACGTGCGTTGCAGTGGTGCGATCACCAAAACCTGGTCTTGCTCTTCGCAAACAACATCGCTGGCCCAGAGGTTGAACTGACTGCGATTAATGGATACGCACGTCAGCTTGTTGCAAGGTTTCATTGGCTTGGCGAAGGCATCCCTTTAGCCATTGAGCTTAAAGGACTCCAAGAAACAAACGCAAAATTAAGTCGCCCAACACCAAACGATCAGATCAATTTGTTGCCTCAGCGCATCACCCAAATCGATCCACTATCACTGCCAAACACGCTTCAGGCAGAAGTCCACGGACAGGTTGAACAACTGGATCTCGGCCCCGGCCGATTCCAAATTAAACCACCTGGCCTCACGTTTGGCCCTCTTAGCCCACCACATACACTTGCTGCTCTGCAAAGAAGCGCCTCTTTAGCCCCCTCACCGGAAGAACTCACCCTCGTTGAGTTTCGCCGTGTCTCCCAGCAGTGGGAACTCATGTTTGTCTGCCGAACACCACCTCAACCAAGCTCGACAGACAATATGAAGCCGCCATCTGCCTTCCCTATCAACACTCTAGAAGACATACGTGAACGTGAGGCTGTTGCAATATTCATTGGCAAAGCAAACCCTCGGATTATTGTCATTGAAGCTAATGGTTCTATCACACACCTGAACTCAGAAGAATTGCCACCGGCGGTCACTGCACATACAAAAAGGGAAACAGATCGCTGGCTTGCACGCATCACAATTCCTGATGAGTGGTTGCATGACAATGCTACAAATCAGCCAAGCATGGCCTTGCTTGGTTTTGTTCGCGCCCATGCTTATTCAAAAAATATAGAAACGGCCCCACTCCCATCGCTGCCATGGAATATTGAGCCAGGCCGGGTGGAAGTTGATCTGACCACTTGGACTGACTTCCCGTCTGAAAATGAAGATCACTAGTTACTGCGTTGTTTCCAATGGCGAGCTCGTCGTGATTGGCCAAATACGTATGCTTCCAGATTGGTCAGCAGTGATCAACTGTTCACCATTTTGAGTAAACGCCATGTCTGTGAGCGCTGCCTGATGCCCGGTAAGCGCGAGTACATGATCTCCTAAGACTGGATCCCAAATACGAATAAACGTATCAGCACCGCCAGTCAGAAGACGATCCCCTGAAGGATGAAAGGCAGCTGAGGTGAGTGGTCCGACGTTTCCACCAAACTCGATGTCCATGGTCAGATTATTCAGACTCCAAAGACGCACCATGCCATCATCGCCGCCAGAAACCAGGGCAACCTGATCTGGTGTGATTCTGACAAAGTGAACCGCCCCCTCATGCATCCCTTGAAAAGGAACACGTTGACCACTTACCACTTCCCACAAATGAATGGTGCCATCTGTATGTCCGGTCACTAATCGTGGCCCCTCTTTAATAAAGACCGCCGTCTCAATGGGTGACCGAGGTTCATCAAGCAACTTCACTTGATCCGTCGAAAGATCGAGCACTGCGAGCAGTGGCATATCGGGGCTATAGGCAGCAATGAAACCACCAGTGGGATGAACGACCA is a window from the Phycisphaerales bacterium genome containing:
- a CDS encoding S26 family signal peptidase, with translation MPPHSDHRSSQSGSRTSESSEVTSGNTAMDTIQTLIVAFVLAMTFRGFVVEGFVIPTGSMAPTLLGQHEQVYDSQTSYAFSVGWDATRAAFGGVLVSPMLGRDIRVQKPMEPLPRPRMGDRILVLKCLYALLNPSRWDVVVFKNPTDPLGPSANYIKRLVGLPDETLWLADGDVFTKTENRPDFAIQRKPQDIQRDVWQLVYGSDYIPIEPDELWYVADTQARQQFLRRNPGVERSDRGGAVRLPPGDSSLSSFSGPPWQSDPPEAWDVRQSRSYKSDGMGISRLVWDNKRMRLDDWLPYNMLSSPQPTINVSDLRIAFDIVAQEPDGEAIVQIVAQSHVFQFVLTKDEAIVRMRLDSDGSVWTESSAPFAWPEPGKSISIECWRVDQAMYLFINGSAAVEPLLYQWSPVDRLRFATGQIDVAETDSKLYLTSIPETSLALEFSGSPMTLTHLEVSRDLYYRPVMTKSATVDRNPTPPGKEHLVGLGMPGYGTRPGRFAELGPDQFYMLGDNSMLSLDSRLWGNPAPVIAAQIDDSPYLVDRRLLIGKAFFVYFPAPLPLSKGGAGIVPNFSRLRFIR
- the ricT gene encoding regulatory iron-sulfur-containing complex subunit RicT, with protein sequence MSIVPLPVFEADADAKHRDGLTIEEQHAQLSPPETLVVRFGALRWVGEYAYEGDLSPGCGTKLVARTHRGTELVEMLTTTCSNAGCGKSLTRKEMLKYIDQSGGKDYPFYTKGKVLRVATVEDLNQQSKLNGNKAALLSTCRADVKKFNLDMKIVDVEPILGQEIMTFYYMSEDRVDFRELVRGLASQVKARVEMRQVGARDEARLVADYERCGQHCCCQNFLKVLKPVSMRSAKVQKATLDPLKISGRCGRLMCCLRYEDQTYKELKSKLPHRKTRVGTPEGPGIVLDSKVLVQLVLVELEEDRRQVAVPVEALMDPDACPKPGAAKPDDPLRGLSEEEASKRSGREPGQKRRGRGNRGSAGKQGDGSNPPKKHKGPAAEDQAAQGSTKSSSTESSAKPKRKRKRRRRRRPGGGSNKPSEGNA
- the der gene encoding ribosome biogenesis GTPase Der, translating into MVYPKVAIVGRPNVGKSSLLNWLTRQRISIVDPTPGVTRDRVSAVIEVDSPLEAPSGSKPKDIELIDTGGWGVYSADGKRFTDAGEDLSQLTGLIEHQIRTAIEDAALILFVIDGQAGPTSLDKTVASLLRKWGCVDRVAIVANKTDGDSWVPSALEAAAMGMGEPACVSAMNGFGMGTLLDLMWTRVDGMPPSEEEDEAGPLKVAIVGKRNAGKSTLVNALAGTDRVIVSEIAGTTRDAIDVKIEFDGRDFIAIDTAGLRRKKSLADSIEYYAYHRMLQAIRRADVVLLLIDATKPISTVDQKLAQELQRQLKPTVMVMNKWDQVDEKTVTPDQFLEYLTSQLRGLDFAPIIFVSALEGDGLGDLLSLACNLHEQASHRESTAKINTVVGAIMDKRGPSSRLGTQAKLYFASQVSTNPPTLALVVNRPKLFRGRYERYLMNRLREELPFSEVPIRLMFSKRTRKTLHALLSGEMDLEQ
- the gmk gene encoding guanylate kinase — protein: MAETPLSNTTRSSGLLLVFSGPSGVGKTSIAHEIMQRLNGHFSISATTRSRGKEEIDGRDYRFLSHEDFQLMIDNDAFLEYAEVFGRDLYGTPRDEVETHLENGDLVILDIDVQGALQVRTHQPDALMIFILPPSEQELVRRLTSRGRDDEDAMKARLAAAMKEIELAHSSGAYDAFVVNKNFDSAVQETIDLIIARKCS